One genomic segment of Pseudomonas fortuita includes these proteins:
- a CDS encoding DUF3772 domain-containing protein yields the protein MRRVSLARFCPGLMVLLALMLAIASPAWSAPATPLSNLVAADAPALDENASIEQLSDRLDLIRQGVTSEANDDLLSQLRLAAMQVQRQADALSTQRTADLEKLEDKLKVIGPAQPDEAATLTQQRKALEAEKKALVAQQDQATKLNQSARDLSTQIVNLRRSQFNSQITSRAASPLSPAFWQSIIRPTQDDVARVRDLRGEAADAIGSALSAENRWLFITSLVAAILVWTLVRRVLERLLASAMVGWLPEGRLRRSALALGVSLATLGTIAGSVSLLRWGLESSAQLGSDIASLVNHILTLVVFSAFITGLGRAMLMLQRPSWRLPPIHDEVASALGWFPKVLALALMVMMTMERINSVIGASLALTVAVNGLTALVVALIFAGALLGYRRTLRKHDLERPTGLTGLIPFVMVIWLTLILLALLTGYLTLAYFLTAKLLWVSLVVTCAYLLTTFFGDLCETLLSPRQPGGLALASTLGLAPRHQAQASTVLAGIGRTVILFLALLLVLMPSGTSPSELLMSLGDWDGTGGKLLGNLNIVPQDILLALAIFFGGLFAIRVVKRWLSDRLLPETDMDAGMRASLVTLVGYLGFLFLAMLVMSTLRINLTSLTWVVSALSVGIGFGLQQIVQNFISGLILLTERPVKVGDWVSLAGVEGDIRRINVRATEIQMSDRSTVIVPNSQFISQNVRNVTMGNALGVVGITLTLPLETDANRVRELLLTAYHEHEAILDAPATSVSFKDLTASGMVIGVSGYVAGPRQVSGTRSDLLFTILGRLRDEGIPLSSPQSMVLVQEGTRPADESV from the coding sequence ATGAGGCGTGTCAGCCTTGCCCGTTTTTGCCCAGGCCTGATGGTCCTGTTGGCCCTGATGCTGGCCATTGCCAGCCCGGCCTGGTCGGCCCCGGCCACGCCATTGTCCAATCTGGTGGCTGCCGATGCGCCAGCGCTGGATGAAAACGCCAGCATCGAACAGCTGAGCGACCGGCTGGACCTGATCCGCCAGGGCGTCACCAGCGAGGCCAACGACGACCTGCTGTCGCAATTGCGCCTGGCGGCGATGCAGGTTCAGCGCCAGGCTGATGCATTGAGTACCCAGCGCACCGCCGACCTGGAAAAACTCGAGGACAAGCTGAAGGTCATCGGCCCGGCCCAGCCGGACGAGGCCGCCACCCTCACGCAGCAGCGCAAAGCGCTGGAGGCCGAAAAAAAGGCGCTGGTAGCCCAGCAGGATCAGGCCACCAAGCTGAATCAGTCGGCTCGCGACCTTTCCACGCAAATAGTCAACCTGCGCCGTAGCCAGTTCAATTCGCAAATCACCAGCCGTGCGGCTTCGCCACTAAGCCCGGCGTTCTGGCAAAGCATCATCCGCCCTACCCAGGACGACGTGGCGCGTGTGCGTGACCTGCGCGGCGAGGCGGCCGATGCCATTGGCAGTGCCCTCAGCGCCGAAAACCGCTGGCTGTTCATTACCAGCCTGGTGGCGGCGATTCTGGTCTGGACCTTGGTGCGCCGTGTGCTCGAGCGTCTGCTGGCCAGTGCCATGGTCGGCTGGTTGCCCGAGGGCCGCTTGCGCCGCAGCGCCTTGGCGCTTGGCGTCAGCCTGGCAACCCTGGGTACCATTGCCGGCTCTGTATCGCTGCTGCGCTGGGGCCTGGAGAGCAGCGCACAGCTGGGCTCCGATATCGCAAGCCTGGTCAACCACATCCTTACCCTGGTGGTGTTCAGCGCCTTCATCACCGGCCTGGGCCGCGCCATGCTGATGCTGCAGCGCCCGTCCTGGCGCCTGCCGCCGATCCATGACGAAGTGGCCAGTGCGCTCGGTTGGTTCCCGAAGGTACTGGCGTTGGCGCTGATGGTCATGATGACCATGGAGCGCATCAACAGCGTCATCGGCGCCAGCCTGGCACTGACTGTGGCGGTCAATGGCCTCACCGCGCTGGTGGTGGCGCTTATCTTTGCCGGCGCATTGCTAGGTTATCGCCGAACCCTGCGCAAGCATGATCTGGAGCGCCCCACTGGCCTGACCGGGCTGATCCCGTTCGTGATGGTGATCTGGCTGACGCTGATCTTGCTGGCCCTGCTCACCGGCTATCTGACACTCGCCTATTTCCTCACCGCCAAATTGCTGTGGGTCAGCCTGGTGGTCACCTGTGCCTACTTGCTGACCACCTTCTTCGGTGACCTGTGCGAAACCTTGCTGTCGCCACGTCAGCCAGGTGGTCTGGCGCTGGCCTCGACCCTGGGCCTGGCGCCTCGCCACCAGGCACAGGCCAGCACTGTCCTGGCCGGCATCGGCCGTACCGTCATCCTGTTCCTGGCGCTGTTGCTGGTGCTGATGCCGTCGGGCACCAGCCCCAGCGAGCTGCTGATGAGCCTGGGCGACTGGGACGGCACCGGCGGCAAGCTGCTTGGCAACCTCAACATCGTGCCGCAGGATATCCTGCTGGCCCTGGCGATCTTCTTCGGTGGCCTGTTCGCCATTCGCGTGGTCAAGCGCTGGCTGAGTGACCGCCTGCTGCCGGAAACCGACATGGACGCCGGCATGCGTGCCTCGCTGGTGACACTGGTGGGCTACCTGGGCTTCCTGTTCCTGGCCATGCTGGTAATGTCGACCCTGCGCATCAACCTCACCAGCCTGACTTGGGTGGTCAGTGCCCTGTCGGTGGGTATCGGTTTTGGCTTGCAGCAAATCGTGCAGAACTTCATCTCCGGCCTGATCCTGCTCACCGAGCGCCCCGTCAAGGTGGGCGACTGGGTCAGCCTGGCGGGCGTCGAGGGGGATATCCGCCGCATCAATGTGCGCGCCACCGAAATTCAGATGTCCGACCGCTCGACGGTGATCGTGCCTAATTCCCAGTTCATTTCGCAGAACGTGCGCAACGTGACCATGGGCAATGCGCTGGGCGTGGTCGGCATTACCTTGACCCTGCCATTGGAGACCGACGCCAACCGGGTACGCGAGCTGTTGTTGACGGCGTACCACGAGCATGAGGCGATTCTGGATGCGCCCGCCACTTCGGTGTCGTTCAAGGACCTGACCGCCAGTGGCATGGTGATTGGCGTCAGTGGATACGTGGCGGGGCCGCGGCAGGTGTCAGGTACCCGTAGCGACTTGCTGTTCACCATTCTTGGGCGGCTGCGTGATGAAGGCATTCCGCTGTCTTCGCCGCAGAGCATGGTGCTGGTGCAGGAGGGTACGCGCCCCGCTGACGAGTCGGTGTAA
- a CDS encoding MFS transporter translates to MNMRLLAGLLFAVSVVGFSLGASLPLVSLRLHEAGASTLEIGIISAIPAAGMMLSAFLVDACCRHLTRRTIYLLSFSLCTVSIALLESAFASLWLLGLLRLGLGLGMGIAIILGESWVNELCPDHNRGKIMALYATSFTGFQVLGPAMLAVLGANSPWITGVVTACYGLALLCIVLTVPNDHVEHEEGDKSFGLAGFFRVAPALCVAVLFFSFFDAVVLSLLPVYASSHGFAVGVAALMVTVVFAGDMLFQLPLGWLADRVERTGLHLACGLVAMSIGIGLPWLLNMTWLLWPLLVVLGAVAGGIYTLALVLIGQRFKGQDLVTANASVGLLWGVGSLIGPLVSGAAMDVAPHGLPMALALMAGLFVCFARQSYRRHGRMRPVADR, encoded by the coding sequence ATGAACATGCGTTTGCTGGCGGGCCTGTTGTTCGCCGTTTCTGTCGTGGGCTTCAGCCTGGGGGCCAGCCTGCCACTGGTGTCGTTGCGCCTGCATGAGGCCGGGGCCAGTACCCTGGAAATCGGCATCATCTCGGCCATTCCCGCTGCGGGCATGATGCTCTCGGCGTTCCTGGTCGACGCCTGCTGCCGCCACCTCACCCGGCGCACCATCTACCTGCTGAGTTTCAGCCTGTGCACCGTCAGCATCGCCTTGCTCGAGTCGGCTTTCGCCTCGCTGTGGCTGCTGGGGCTGCTGCGCCTGGGCCTGGGGCTGGGGATGGGCATCGCCATCATCCTCGGCGAGTCGTGGGTCAACGAACTGTGCCCTGATCACAATCGCGGCAAGATCATGGCCCTTTATGCCACCAGCTTTACCGGCTTCCAGGTACTCGGCCCGGCCATGCTCGCGGTACTGGGCGCCAACAGCCCGTGGATCACCGGTGTGGTCACCGCCTGCTATGGCCTGGCGTTGCTGTGCATCGTGCTGACCGTACCCAATGACCATGTCGAGCATGAAGAGGGCGACAAGAGCTTCGGCCTGGCGGGGTTCTTCCGCGTGGCACCGGCGTTGTGTGTGGCGGTGCTGTTCTTCTCGTTCTTCGATGCGGTGGTGCTGTCGCTGTTGCCGGTGTACGCCTCCAGCCATGGCTTTGCCGTGGGCGTGGCGGCGCTGATGGTGACCGTGGTGTTTGCCGGCGACATGCTGTTCCAGTTGCCGCTGGGCTGGTTGGCCGACAGGGTGGAGCGCACCGGGCTGCACCTGGCGTGCGGGCTGGTGGCGATGTCGATTGGCATCGGCCTGCCGTGGCTGCTGAACATGACCTGGCTGCTGTGGCCGCTGCTGGTGGTGCTTGGAGCGGTTGCGGGGGGCATCTATACCCTGGCGCTGGTGCTGATCGGGCAACGTTTCAAGGGCCAGGACCTGGTCACTGCCAATGCCAGCGTGGGTTTGCTGTGGGGGGTGGGTAGCCTGATCGGACCGCTGGTCAGTGGCGCTGCGATGGATGTGGCCCCGCATGGCCTGCCCATGGCGCTGGCGCTGATGGCCGGGCTGTTCGTGTGCTTTGCCAGGCAGTCATACCGGCGCCATGGGCGGATGCGGCCAGTGGCGGACCGATAA
- a CDS encoding FecR domain-containing protein encodes MHEHAPAQAQVDQAIDWLVKLRFDRPTPRTEQQFQHWLASHPHNPLAWQRVSQLGDELAGLPKDLSRRTLDGSQRQRSSRRDHLKLLALLAVSGSLGWAMREPMGLPQLLADSSTATGERRQWQASDGSHIQLNTASAIDLHYSAGQRQLELVRGEVSLDSNPNDTRPFHIDTRVGPLTTLNGQVLLRENSQGLLLAVRRGAVTLFPTSPSPRQVHSGETVQVGANGSIHAVTLHSDPWGWTDGVLSVQQMPLAEFAAELARYRPGLLRCAPEVANLKVSGTYQLGDTRQILQLLTRSLPVRIDYRTRYWVSIGAA; translated from the coding sequence ATGCATGAGCACGCCCCGGCACAGGCACAGGTCGACCAAGCCATCGACTGGCTGGTGAAGCTGCGCTTCGACCGCCCCACCCCCCGTACTGAGCAGCAATTCCAGCACTGGCTGGCCAGCCACCCGCACAACCCGCTGGCCTGGCAACGGGTCAGCCAACTGGGCGACGAACTGGCCGGGCTGCCCAAGGACCTGAGCCGGCGCACCCTGGACGGCAGCCAGCGCCAGCGCAGCAGCCGACGAGACCACCTCAAGCTACTGGCGCTGCTGGCCGTGAGCGGCAGCCTGGGCTGGGCCATGCGCGAACCTATGGGCCTGCCGCAACTGCTGGCCGACAGCAGCACCGCCACAGGTGAACGGCGCCAGTGGCAAGCCAGCGATGGCAGCCACATACAGCTCAACACAGCCAGCGCTATCGACCTGCATTACAGCGCCGGGCAACGCCAGCTGGAACTGGTACGTGGCGAGGTCAGCCTGGACAGCAACCCCAACGACACTCGCCCGTTCCACATCGACACCCGCGTCGGGCCGCTGACCACCCTCAACGGCCAGGTGCTGCTGCGCGAAAACAGCCAGGGCCTGCTGCTGGCGGTGCGCCGTGGTGCAGTCACGCTGTTCCCCACATCGCCCTCGCCGCGGCAGGTGCATTCGGGCGAAACCGTGCAGGTGGGGGCCAATGGCAGTATTCACGCGGTGACGCTGCACAGCGACCCGTGGGGCTGGACCGACGGGGTGCTCAGTGTGCAGCAAATGCCACTGGCCGAGTTTGCCGCAGAGCTCGCCCGCTACCGCCCCGGCCTGTTGCGCTGCGCCCCTGAGGTGGCGAATTTGAAGGTGTCAGGTACCTATCAGTTGGGCGACACCCGTCAGATTTTGCAGCTGCTCACCCGCAGCCTGCCGGTGCGTATCGACTACCGCACGCGTTATTGGGTAAGCATCGGCGCGGCGTGA
- the ada gene encoding bifunctional DNA-binding transcriptional regulator/O6-methylguanine-DNA methyltransferase Ada: protein MNLYTTPDQRWQAVASRDSTATGHFVYAVRTTGVYCHPGCKSRMAKRTNVEFYDTPAAAEAAGYRACKRCISKASAARHSQLITRACRLIETIDPAPSLDQLSAQLAVSPFHLHRLFKAETGVTPKAYATAFRARRLREHLEDGQRSVTDAIYDAGFNSNSRFYESADQRLGMLPRQYRAGGAGATIHFALGQCSLGAILVAQSEKGICAILLGDDPESLLHDLQDQFPKARLIGGDSAYEQLVAEVVGFVEAPALGLALPLDVQGTAFQERVWQALREVPAGSRVSYTDIAERIGAPKAVRAVAMACAANHIAVAIPCHRVVRRDGDISGYRWGVERKQQLLTRETALS, encoded by the coding sequence ATGAATCTCTACACCACCCCCGACCAACGCTGGCAAGCCGTGGCGTCCCGCGACTCCACCGCCACAGGCCACTTCGTCTACGCCGTACGTACCACGGGCGTGTACTGCCACCCCGGCTGCAAATCTCGCATGGCCAAGCGCACCAATGTCGAATTCTACGACACCCCGGCTGCTGCCGAAGCCGCGGGCTATCGTGCCTGCAAACGTTGTATCAGCAAGGCCAGCGCCGCCCGCCATAGCCAACTGATCACCCGCGCCTGCCGCCTGATCGAAACCATCGACCCTGCGCCCAGCCTCGACCAGCTCAGTGCGCAACTGGCCGTAAGCCCCTTCCACCTGCACCGCTTGTTCAAGGCCGAAACCGGCGTTACCCCCAAGGCCTATGCCACTGCCTTCCGTGCCCGGCGCCTGCGTGAGCACCTGGAAGATGGCCAGCGTTCAGTCACCGACGCCATCTACGATGCCGGGTTCAACTCCAACAGCCGCTTCTACGAAAGCGCCGATCAGCGCCTGGGCATGCTCCCCCGCCAGTACCGTGCCGGTGGCGCAGGGGCCACCATCCACTTCGCCCTCGGCCAGTGTTCGCTGGGGGCGATCCTGGTGGCCCAGAGCGAGAAGGGCATTTGCGCGATTTTGCTGGGCGACGACCCCGAGTCCCTGTTGCACGACCTGCAGGACCAGTTCCCCAAGGCCCGCCTGATCGGTGGCGACAGCGCCTACGAACAGTTGGTCGCCGAAGTGGTGGGCTTTGTCGAAGCCCCGGCACTGGGCCTGGCGTTGCCACTGGATGTGCAAGGTACGGCGTTTCAGGAGCGGGTGTGGCAGGCCCTGCGCGAGGTGCCGGCCGGCAGCCGGGTCAGCTACACCGACATTGCCGAACGAATCGGTGCGCCCAAAGCGGTGCGCGCGGTGGCCATGGCCTGTGCGGCCAACCACATCGCCGTGGCCATCCCTTGCCATCGGGTGGTGCGTCGGGACGGCGATATCAGTGGCTACCGTTGGGGTGTCGAGCGCAAACAGCAACTGCTCACGCGAGAGACGGCACTCTCCTGA
- a CDS encoding DNA-3-methyladenine glycosylase family protein, with protein sequence MILADLSPETYRKATEYLAALDPDWSRHIAATGPCLHQATPGREPYEALVRAIAYQQLHARAAEAILGRLLALFPESAFPTAEQLLTVSPQILRACGFSANKLATIQGIAQARLEGLVPTREEALTMADEALIERLVALRGVGRWTVEMLLIYSLERSDILPVDDFGVREGYRRLKGLDKAPTPAQMRSLGGAWRPFRTVAAWYLWRA encoded by the coding sequence ATGATACTGGCCGACCTTTCACCCGAGACCTACCGCAAGGCCACTGAATACCTGGCAGCACTCGACCCGGACTGGTCGCGGCACATTGCTGCGACCGGGCCTTGCCTGCACCAGGCCACGCCGGGGCGGGAGCCTTACGAGGCGTTGGTGCGGGCCATTGCCTACCAGCAACTGCATGCCCGTGCTGCCGAAGCAATCCTTGGCCGGTTGCTGGCGTTGTTCCCGGAGAGTGCGTTCCCGACGGCAGAGCAATTGCTGACGGTCAGCCCGCAAATCCTGCGTGCCTGCGGCTTTTCGGCGAACAAGCTGGCGACGATTCAGGGCATTGCCCAGGCGCGGCTGGAAGGCCTGGTACCAACGCGTGAAGAGGCATTGACCATGGCCGACGAAGCACTGATCGAACGCCTGGTAGCCTTGCGTGGGGTAGGGCGATGGACGGTGGAGATGCTGCTGATTTATAGCCTGGAGCGTTCGGACATTCTGCCGGTGGACGATTTTGGCGTTCGCGAGGGATACCGACGGCTAAAGGGCCTGGACAAAGCGCCGACACCGGCGCAGATGCGCTCCCTGGGCGGCGCCTGGCGGCCGTTTCGGACCGTGGCGGCCTGGTACCTGTGGCGGGCCTGA
- a CDS encoding sigma-70 family RNA polymerase sigma factor: MQINDTFKPTEVALLYQAHHSWLRGWLRNRVGCSEHAADLAQDTFVRLLRARQVSPLKEPRAYLSSIARGLMIDQFRRRALEHAYQQSLAHLPEAEAPSEEHRLVILDALDRLDRALNQLKPRVRQAFLLAQLDGLSIVQIAQQLEVSRATVERDLAKALGVCYRLRYADA, translated from the coding sequence ATGCAGATCAACGACACGTTCAAGCCGACCGAGGTCGCTCTGCTCTATCAGGCCCACCATAGCTGGCTTCGCGGCTGGTTGCGCAACCGGGTGGGGTGCAGCGAGCATGCGGCCGACCTGGCCCAGGACACCTTCGTGCGGCTATTGCGGGCCCGCCAGGTTTCGCCGCTTAAAGAGCCACGCGCCTATCTCAGCAGCATCGCCCGTGGCCTGATGATCGACCAGTTCCGCCGTCGCGCACTGGAACACGCCTACCAGCAAAGTCTGGCCCACCTGCCCGAAGCCGAGGCACCCAGCGAAGAGCACCGGCTGGTCATTCTCGATGCCCTGGACCGCCTCGACCGTGCCCTGAACCAGCTCAAGCCGCGTGTTCGCCAGGCGTTTCTGCTGGCTCAACTGGACGGCTTGAGCATCGTGCAGATCGCCCAGCAGCTGGAAGTGTCGCGGGCCACCGTCGAGCGGGACCTGGCCAAAGCCTTGGGTGTCTGCTACCGGTTGCGTTACGCCGATGCATGA